In a genomic window of Apteryx mantelli isolate bAptMan1 chromosome 2, bAptMan1.hap1, whole genome shotgun sequence:
- the CRTAP gene encoding cartilage-associated protein encodes MWLALALAALLAAAGAQYERYSFRSFPRDELMPLESAYRYGLDQYSTENWPESVSYLEVSMRLYRLLRDSEAFCHRNCTAAPAPAPAGGGALAELRLLAAVLRRAQCLRRCKQGLPAFRQAQPGRDLLDDFQRREPYKYLQFAYFKANNLPKAIAAAHTFLLKHPDDEMMQRNMAFYKTMPDAEEHIKDLETKPYENLFVRAVRAYNGDNWRTSISDMELALPDFFKAYDDCTAACEGSREIKDFKEFYLSIADHYIEVLACKVQCESNLTPIIGGFVVEKFVATMYHYLQFAYYKLNDMKNAASCAASYLLFDQKDEVMKQNMVYYQYHKDKWGLKEEDFQPRSDAVRYHNITTLQLEMYEFAKQHVMDDDEGEVVEFLDELLEMEEKNES; translated from the exons ATGTGGCTGGCGTTggcgctggcggcgctgctggcggcggccggggcgcagTACGAGCGCTACAGCTTCCGCAGCTTCCCGCGGGACGAGCTGATGCCGCTCGAGTCCGCCTACCGCTACGGCCTCGACCAGTACAGCACCGAGAACTGGCCCGAGAGCGTCAGCTACCTGGAGGTGAGCATGCGGCTCTACCGCCTGCTGCGCGACAGCGAGGCCTTCTGCCACCGCAACTgcaccgccgccccggccccggcccccgcgggcggcggggcgctggcGGAGCTGCGCCTGCTGGCCGCGGTGCTGCGGCGGGCGCAGTGCCTGCGGCGCTGCAAGCAGGGGCTGCCCGCCTTCCGGCAGGCGCAGCCCGGCCGCGACCTCCTCGACGACTTCCAGCGCCGCGAGCCCTACAAGTACCTGCAGTTCGCCTACTTCAAG GCTAATAACCTTCCAAAAGCTATTGCAGCAGCTCACACATTTCTTCTGAAGCATCCGGATGATGAAATGATGCAAAGAAATATGGCCTTCTATAAGACCATGCCTGATGCTGAGGAGCATATTAAAGACTTGGAAACAAAACCTTATGAG AATCTCTTTGTCAGGGCTGTGAGAGCATACAACGGTGACAACTGGAGAACGTCCATCTCAGACATGGAGCTGGCTCTTCCTGATTTTTTCAAAGCCTATGATGACTGTACAGCAGCCTGTGAAGGCTCCCGAGAGATCAAAGATTTTAAAGAGTTCTATCTCTCCATTGCAG ATCATTATATTGAAGTCCTTGCATGCAAAGTGCAGTGCGAGAGTAATCTGACACCCATTATAGGAGGCTTTGTTGTCGAGAAGTTTGTGGCAACCATGTACCATTACTTACAGTTTGCTTATTATAAAT TGAATGACATGAAGAATGCAGCCTCTTGTGCTGCTAGTTACCTTCTGTTTGACCAAAAAGATGAAGTAATGAAACAGAACATGGTCTATTATCAATACCATAAAGACAAATGGGGACTCAAGGAAGAAGATTTTCAGCCCAGATCG gatgcagttcgATACCACAACATAACCACACTCCAGTTGGAAATGTATGAATTCGCAAAGCAGCATGTGATGGATGATGATGAG
- the TMPPE gene encoding transmembrane protein with metallophosphoesterase domain has product MISFKQLPLEVKAAVAAGVVFFSMVLSRSYLAEQLELKTRRWLLRLQMALFANALMLIGSRHVWRSTVTMFSRSSVASSFCFMPWKVAVLMFLALAHSSFFTLLFLVAEEPYFFSLAAYTCLGAYIILIFFLFTLGSVEQAYKFLAGRGAKAGSGNKNSRTAMKPVLAVMLTVVLTVVGLLNASRPPTVNSVEVPVHKLPSTMNNLKVVLLSDIHLGPTVGKTKLAMIVRMVKALKPDITVIVGDLTDSEVDIIRPAVEPLGELNSPLGTYFVTGNHEYYTSDVGNWFELLKSFNIRPLHNENVKIVSPKNTDDWLCLAGVDDIEADVLRYSGHGMDLKKALSDCSSEHAIVLLAHQPIAAKWALQERPDINLILSGHTHGGQMFPLNAGAYFLNPFFVGLYKVGQNTFVYVSPGTMYFGIPMRLGSRAEITEIILHSP; this is encoded by the coding sequence ATGATCTCCTTCAAGCAACTGCCCCTtgaagtgaaggctgcagtggcTGCAGGAGTGGTTTTCTTCTCCATGGTGCTATCGCGGAGCTACCTGGCAGAACAACTGGAGCTCAAGACACGACGCTGGCTCCTCAGGTTGCAGATGGCACTATTTGCTAACGCGCTTATGTTGATAGGATCTCGTCATGTGTGGAGAAGCACAGTCACCATGTTCTCCAGGTCGTCGGTTGCTAGCTCCTTCTGTTTCATGCCGTGGAAAGTAGCTGTGTTGATGTTTCTAGCTTTGGCACATTCAAGCTTCTTTACATTGCTGTTTCTTGTTGCAGAAGAgccctatttcttttctttagctgCCTACACTTGCCTAGGGGCCTATATCATTCTTATCTTCTTTCTCTTCACTCTAGGCTCTGTAGAGCAGGCTTATAAGTTCTTGGCTGGGAGAGGTGCTAAGGCAGGCAGTGGCAATAAGAATAGCAGAACAGCGATGAAGCCAGTTTTGGCAGTCATGCTGACTGTTGTGCTGACTGTTGTTGGGCTGTTAAATGCTTCCCGGCCTCCGACTGTGAATTCTGTGGAGGTTCCAGTTCACAAGCTGCCGTCAACGATGAATAATCTGAAAGTGGTATTGCTTTCGGATATCCATCTGGGGCCTACAGTTGGGAAGACCAAGCTTGCCATGATTGTGAGAATGGTTAAGGCTTTGAAACCAGATATCACAGTGATTGTTGGGGACCTGACAGACTCCGAGGTGGATATCATACGACCTGCTGTTGAGCCTCTTGGAGAACTTAATTCCCCTTTAGGGACTTACTTTGTCACAGGAAACCATGAGTACTACACATCAGATGTTGGCAACTGGTTTGAACTGTTGAAATCATTTAACATTCGGCCACTCCACAATGAGAACGTGAAGATTGTTTCACCGAAGAACACTGACGACTGGTTATGCCTGGCTGGTGTTGATGATATTGAGGCAGATGTATTACGCTACTCAGGGCATGgcatggatttaaaaaaagctCTCAGTGATTGTAGCAGTGAACATGCAATAGTGCTGTTAGCTCATCAGCCAATTGCTGCAAAATGGGCCCTTCAAGAGAGACCAGACATAAATTTAATCCTCTCTGGCCATACTCACGGAGGGCAGATGTTCCCGCTAAATGCTGGGGCTTATTTTCTGAATCCCTTCTTTGTTGGCTTGTACAAAGTTGGGCAGAACACCTTTGTCTATGTCAGCCCAGGGACGATGTACTTTGGAATACCCATGAGGTTGGGCAGCAGagctgaaataacagagataattcTGCATTCTCCTTGA